The following coding sequences are from one Desulfosporosinus orientis DSM 765 window:
- a CDS encoding UbiD family decarboxylase gives MEKEVDDLRTALELLKSIPGQLIETDIEVDPHAELSGVYRHIGAGGTVMRPTKEGPAMVFNNLKGFNNSRVAIGLLASRKRVGMLLNADPKRLGYHLMNSVNNPLPPILIENQSAKCQEVVHYADEPGFDIRKLVPAPTNTEEDAGPYITMGMCYASDPENGDSDITIHRLCLQSKDEITMFFTPGARHLGVFREKAEALGKPLPISISIGVDPAIEIAACFEPPTTPIGFNELQIAGALRQKPVELTKCLTINEKCIANAEYVIEGELLPNLRVREDQNTNTGKAMPEFPGYTGEAKEVPVIKVKAVTHRVNPIMQSCIGPSEEHVSMAGIPTEASVIQMIERAMPGRLLNVYAPPCGGGKYVVIIQFRKNLPSDEGRQRQAALLAFSAFSELKHVFLVDEDVDLFDMSDVMWAMTTRFQGNEDAILIPGVRCHPLDPSSSPAFSSSIRDAGISCKAIFDCTVPYDQKQNFIRAKFMDIDEEKWTEYIK, from the coding sequence TTGGAGAAAGAGGTTGATGATTTAAGAACTGCCTTGGAGTTATTAAAATCCATTCCAGGGCAATTAATTGAAACAGACATTGAAGTTGATCCTCATGCTGAGTTATCAGGAGTTTATCGCCATATAGGAGCAGGCGGCACAGTGATGAGACCAACTAAAGAAGGTCCGGCCATGGTTTTCAATAACCTTAAAGGATTTAATAATTCCAGGGTTGCTATTGGCTTATTGGCCAGCAGAAAGAGGGTTGGTATGCTGTTAAATGCCGATCCGAAACGATTGGGCTATCATTTGATGAATTCCGTGAATAATCCCCTGCCGCCTATCTTAATCGAGAATCAATCGGCCAAGTGTCAGGAAGTGGTTCATTATGCGGACGAACCGGGATTTGATATAAGAAAGCTGGTTCCGGCCCCTACCAATACGGAAGAGGATGCCGGTCCTTATATTACCATGGGAATGTGCTATGCCAGCGATCCTGAGAATGGGGACAGCGACATCACCATTCATCGCCTCTGCCTGCAGTCAAAGGATGAAATCACCATGTTCTTTACTCCCGGGGCACGTCATTTGGGAGTTTTTCGTGAAAAAGCGGAAGCCCTGGGAAAACCACTGCCTATCTCCATTAGTATCGGCGTGGATCCGGCCATTGAAATCGCCGCTTGTTTTGAGCCGCCCACCACACCTATCGGTTTCAATGAACTTCAGATTGCCGGGGCTCTTCGCCAAAAGCCCGTGGAATTGACAAAATGCCTGACCATCAATGAAAAATGTATTGCAAATGCTGAATATGTCATTGAAGGAGAACTGCTTCCCAATCTCAGAGTTCGGGAAGACCAGAATACCAACACCGGCAAGGCAATGCCGGAATTTCCGGGCTATACGGGTGAGGCCAAAGAGGTGCCGGTTATTAAGGTTAAAGCCGTCACCCACCGGGTTAACCCCATTATGCAATCCTGTATCGGTCCCAGTGAGGAACACGTTTCCATGGCCGGGATTCCCACAGAAGCCAGTGTTATTCAGATGATCGAGCGCGCTATGCCCGGCCGGCTGTTAAATGTCTATGCGCCGCCCTGCGGTGGGGGAAAATACGTGGTTATTATCCAGTTCAGAAAGAATTTACCCAGTGATGAAGGACGGCAGCGACAGGCAGCCCTTCTGGCTTTCTCTGCTTTCAGCGAGCTAAAGCATGTTTTTCTGGTGGATGAAGATGTGGATTTGTTTGATATGAGTGATGTGATGTGGGCCATGACAACCCGGTTTCAAGGGAATGAGGACGCCATATTGATTCCGGGGGTGCGCTGCCATCCCTTGGATCCTTCCAGCAGCCCGGCTTTTTCTTCCAGTATCCGCGACGCGGGGATCTCCTGTAAGGCTATTTTTGACTGCACCGTTCCCTATGATCAGAAGCAAAACTTTATCAGGGCGAAGTTCATGGATATTGATGAGGAAAAATGGACGGAGTATATTAAATAG
- a CDS encoding MFS transporter, with the protein MKITTMKLSETESLTKLWSKDYCLLLAANLLVYLGFYMLVPTLPTYTQEIGGSTLQASLVISVFSVSALIFRFVTGNAVDAFGKKLICLAGIIIMALSTLSYLWVSVTGIILIRLVQGIGWGMFSTSLATAIADIVPLRRRGEGMGYYSLTFIVSMSLAPMAAIIIMNQFKFTDVIGISTLLFVLGAGLLYQIAMPQVKGSKPAVKKQGIDWRNFYERQALLPSMLCFLISITLCGVMSYLMLFGKELNMTSIWIYFVGNVVMSLITRPLMGRLFDERGHVFVILPGVISAAAGLIVLSYTDSIATLVAASVLYGFGFSAVQPSLQTWAVNRSPAQRKGAANGTFLSSMDLSFTFGSVVLSFIAERQSYAVMYRVSSLFAVLCLVIYVYSLVRVRVGQAAVVSEAGLGE; encoded by the coding sequence ATGAAGATCACAACCATGAAATTATCAGAAACAGAATCCTTGACGAAACTATGGAGCAAAGATTATTGTCTTTTGCTGGCGGCCAATCTATTGGTTTATCTGGGTTTTTATATGTTGGTTCCCACGCTGCCCACTTACACGCAGGAGATCGGCGGCAGCACTCTTCAGGCCAGTTTGGTGATCAGCGTGTTTTCCGTTTCGGCCTTAATATTCCGATTTGTAACGGGAAACGCTGTGGATGCCTTTGGCAAAAAGCTGATTTGTCTGGCAGGCATCATCATCATGGCCCTAAGTACTCTTTCATATCTGTGGGTTTCTGTGACGGGAATTATCCTGATTCGCCTGGTTCAGGGTATAGGCTGGGGAATGTTTTCCACTTCTTTAGCAACGGCCATTGCTGACATTGTGCCTCTAAGACGAAGAGGGGAAGGAATGGGCTACTATTCCTTAACCTTTATTGTCTCCATGTCCCTCGCGCCCATGGCGGCCATCATCATTATGAATCAGTTTAAATTCACCGATGTTATTGGCATATCCACCTTGCTATTTGTTCTGGGGGCGGGTTTGCTCTATCAAATAGCAATGCCCCAGGTGAAAGGCTCTAAACCCGCGGTCAAAAAGCAGGGAATTGACTGGAGAAACTTCTATGAACGCCAGGCTCTCCTGCCCTCTATGCTCTGCTTTTTAATATCCATTACCTTGTGCGGGGTTATGAGTTATCTCATGCTCTTTGGTAAGGAACTAAATATGACAAGTATTTGGATCTACTTTGTGGGAAATGTGGTCATGAGTTTAATTACCAGGCCCTTGATGGGCAGGCTTTTTGATGAAAGGGGCCATGTTTTTGTTATATTGCCGGGAGTTATCAGTGCTGCAGCTGGACTGATTGTCTTGTCTTATACGGACTCCATTGCCACCTTAGTGGCCGCTTCAGTGCTCTATGGATTTGGCTTCAGTGCGGTTCAGCCTTCCTTACAAACGTGGGCAGTTAACCGCTCTCCCGCTCAGCGCAAAGGAGCGGCGAACGGAACTTTTTTATCGTCCATGGATTTAAGTTTTACCTTTGGTTCTGTGGTTTTAAGCTTTATAGCGGAAAGACAAAGTTATGCGGTGATGTACAGGGTTTCCTCGCTTTTTGCAGTTCTCTGCCTGGTCATCTATGTCTATAGTCTGGTCAGGGTTAGAGTGGGGCAGGCGGCAGTGGTATCTGAAGCCGGACTGGGAGAGTGA